The Spodoptera frugiperda isolate SF20-4 chromosome 2, AGI-APGP_CSIRO_Sfru_2.0, whole genome shotgun sequence genome has a window encoding:
- the LOC118268852 gene encoding vitamin K epoxide reductase complex subunit 1-like protein 1: MKPKSLDRAIALTSIVGILVSTYALYVEMAIETHPGYKAACDIAEFASCSRVLSSEFSKGFGLLAEESTLKIPNCIYGTIFYCLIIFLSTFDQVLVARMLFFVAVSSLPMCVYLAYLLAFVLHDLCVVCVSTYIINFTLTILTYKKMKALASKKK; encoded by the exons ATGAAGCCGAAATCATTGGACCGTGCTATCGCGCTGACCAGCATCGTTGGGATCCTGGTCTCGACTTACGCCTTGTACGTGGAGATGGCAATAGAGACACACCCTGGATACAAAGCTGCGTGTGACATCGCTGAGTTCGCGAGCTGCTCACGAGTGCTTTCGTCTGA GTTTTCCAAAGGGTTTGGTTTGTTGGCAGAAGAGTCCACGCTGAAGATTCCGAACTGCATTTATGGAACGATCTTCTACTGcctcataatatttttat CGACATTCGACCAGGTGCTAGTAGCCCGCATGCTGTTCTTCGTGGCAGTTTCTTCGCTTCCTATGTGCGTGTACTTGGCGTATCTCCTGGCCTTTGTTCTCCACGATCTATGCGTCGTCTGCGTGTCCACATACATCATAAACTTCACACTAACCATCCTCACTTACAAAAAAATGAAAGCATTAGCTtcaaagaagaaataa